The proteins below are encoded in one region of Actinomycetota bacterium:
- the coaBC gene encoding bifunctional phosphopantothenoylcysteine decarboxylase/phosphopantothenate--cysteine ligase CoaBC translates to MLSGRRVTVGVCGSIACYKLVEVVRRLSKLGAEVRVAMTPGATRFVAPATFAAVSGSPVLTDLFTEAERVAHVELGRWAEVLVVGGATATTLERLASGAADEPVSATYLMCRAPVVLAPAMHTEMWEHPAVRRNVDRLVADGVTLVGPDTGDLASGDHGVGRLADPEAVVAAVVAACGPRDMDGLRVLVTAGPTREPLDPVRYISNHSSGRMGYALAADAVRRGAHVTLVTGPSALAPPPGTDVVRVTTAQQMLDECLSRFDEVDVVVKAAAVADQRPVATSDHKLPKDGLSDRLELEPTPDIASELGRKKGAQLLVLFAAETDDPVARAREKLSRKRADLIIANLVGRPGTGFDSETNDAALVTEAGAEPLPRMRKEQLATRIWDRVLLQLGDPAEG, encoded by the coding sequence ATGCTTAGCGGACGCCGGGTCACGGTCGGGGTCTGTGGGTCCATCGCCTGCTACAAGCTGGTCGAGGTCGTCCGTCGCCTCTCGAAGCTGGGAGCCGAGGTCCGGGTCGCGATGACCCCCGGCGCCACCCGGTTCGTCGCTCCGGCGACCTTCGCCGCCGTCAGCGGCTCCCCCGTGCTCACCGACCTGTTCACCGAGGCGGAACGGGTCGCGCACGTTGAGCTCGGGCGGTGGGCGGAGGTTCTCGTGGTGGGCGGCGCCACGGCCACCACCCTGGAACGCCTCGCCTCCGGCGCCGCCGACGAACCGGTCTCGGCCACCTACCTCATGTGCCGGGCTCCCGTCGTCCTGGCGCCCGCGATGCACACGGAGATGTGGGAGCACCCTGCGGTCCGGCGCAACGTGGACCGCCTCGTGGCAGACGGCGTGACCCTCGTGGGTCCGGACACGGGCGACCTCGCTTCGGGGGACCACGGCGTCGGCCGCCTGGCGGACCCGGAGGCCGTGGTCGCAGCCGTCGTGGCCGCCTGCGGTCCACGCGATATGGACGGGCTCCGCGTCCTCGTGACGGCCGGTCCGACCCGGGAGCCGCTCGACCCCGTCCGGTACATCTCGAACCACTCGAGCGGCCGGATGGGGTACGCCCTGGCCGCGGACGCCGTACGCCGCGGAGCGCACGTGACCCTGGTGACGGGCCCGTCCGCCCTCGCCCCGCCCCCCGGAACGGATGTCGTGCGCGTCACGACGGCGCAGCAGATGTTGGACGAGTGCCTGTCCCGGTTCGACGAGGTCGACGTCGTGGTCAAGGCGGCCGCGGTCGCCGACCAGCGTCCGGTCGCCACATCGGACCACAAGCTGCCCAAGGATGGGCTGTCCGACCGGCTCGAGCTCGAGCCGACGCCGGATATCGCCTCCGAGCTCGGACGCAAGAAGGGCGCCCAGCTGCTCGTCCTGTTCGCGGCCGAGACCGACGACCCCGTCGCGCGGGCCCGCGAGAAGCTGTCCCGCAAGCGAGCCGACCTGATCATCGCCAACCTCGTCGGACGGCCCGGAACGGGCTTCGACAGCGAGACGAACGACGCGGCCCTCGTCACCGAGGCGGGAGCCGAGCCCCTTCCCCGCATGCGCAAGGAGCAGCTGGCGACGCGCATCTGGGACCGGGTCCTGCTCCAACTCGGCGACCCCGCCGAGGGTTAG
- the metK gene encoding methionine adenosyltransferase, with product MSHRWVFTSESVTEGHPDKLADQISDAILDAILESDPFGRVACETLVTTGFCVIAGEISTSTYVDIPKIVRRTISEVGYTRAKYGFDGETSGVTVAIQEQSRDIEQGVSEALETRKEGSDDELDELGAGDQGMMFGYACDEGLDTELMPTPIWLAHRLAQRLADVRKAGVLPYLRPDGKTQVTIAYEGWRPVSLDTVLISAQHAPDVDIDSLLTPDLIEHVIKPTVPDELWNDDVRVFVNPTGRFVIGGPQADTGLTGRKVIVDTYGGMGRHGGGCFSGKDPTKVDRTGAYAARDVAKHVVASGAASRCEVELAYAIGTAHPLSLTVDTFATSQVDPEALTNLVRDFFDLRPAAIIRDLDLRRPIYRNTAAYGHFGRTEKDFTWERTRRLDEFKRAVESL from the coding sequence ATGTCTCATCGCTGGGTGTTCACGTCCGAATCCGTCACGGAGGGCCACCCGGACAAGCTCGCCGACCAGATCTCCGACGCCATCCTGGACGCGATCCTGGAGAGCGACCCATTCGGGCGGGTGGCCTGCGAGACGCTCGTGACGACCGGGTTCTGCGTGATCGCCGGCGAGATCTCCACCTCGACCTACGTCGACATCCCGAAGATCGTGCGCCGGACGATCAGCGAGGTCGGGTACACGCGCGCGAAGTACGGCTTCGACGGAGAGACGTCCGGTGTGACCGTCGCGATCCAGGAGCAGTCGCGCGACATCGAGCAGGGCGTGAGCGAGGCCTTGGAGACGCGCAAGGAGGGGTCCGACGACGAGCTGGACGAGCTCGGCGCGGGAGACCAGGGGATGATGTTCGGGTACGCCTGCGACGAGGGCCTCGACACCGAGCTGATGCCCACGCCGATCTGGCTGGCGCACCGGCTGGCCCAGAGGCTGGCCGACGTTCGCAAGGCCGGTGTCCTGCCCTACCTGCGCCCCGACGGGAAGACGCAGGTCACGATCGCCTACGAGGGGTGGCGGCCCGTCTCCCTGGACACCGTCCTGATCTCGGCCCAGCACGCCCCCGATGTCGATATCGACTCCCTGCTCACCCCGGACCTCATCGAGCACGTCATCAAGCCGACCGTGCCGGACGAGCTGTGGAACGACGACGTGCGCGTCTTCGTGAACCCGACCGGGCGCTTCGTGATCGGGGGTCCGCAGGCCGACACCGGACTCACCGGCCGGAAGGTGATCGTCGACACGTACGGCGGGATGGGACGGCACGGCGGTGGGTGCTTCTCCGGCAAGGACCCGACGAAGGTCGACCGCACGGGCGCCTACGCGGCGCGCGACGTCGCCAAGCACGTCGTGGCGTCCGGGGCGGCCTCCCGGTGCGAGGTGGAGCTCGCGTACGCGATCGGGACGGCGCACCCGCTGTCCCTCACGGTCGACACGTTCGCCACGTCGCAGGTCGACCCGGAGGCGCTCACCAACCTCGTCCGCGACTTCTTCGACCTCCGCCCCGCGGCGATCATCCGCGACCTCGACCTCCGTCGGCCGATCTACCGCAACACGGCCGCGTACGGACACTTCGGCCGCACGGAGAAGGACTTCACGTGGGAGCGGACACGGCGGCTCGACGAGTTCAAGCGCGCCGTGGAGTCGCTGTAG
- the pyrE gene encoding orotate phosphoribosyltransferase, which translates to MNQAEVLSAFERSDAIRTGHFKLSSGLHSDTYLQCALVLQHPGISERLGHELGTRLAEHEPSVVLGPAMGGVIIAHETARFLGVRALFAERVDGALALRRGFALDPGDRVVVVEDVVTTGRSPREAIDLAKEAGAEVVAVGAIVDRSSDASFGVPFEWLARVDAHSWAPETCPLCASGDEPTSPGSRHLVR; encoded by the coding sequence GTGAACCAAGCCGAGGTACTGAGCGCGTTCGAGAGATCCGACGCGATCCGGACCGGTCACTTCAAGCTCTCGTCCGGACTGCATTCAGACACCTACCTGCAATGCGCGCTCGTGCTGCAGCACCCGGGCATCTCCGAGCGGCTCGGACACGAGCTCGGGACCCGGTTGGCCGAGCACGAGCCGTCCGTCGTCCTCGGGCCCGCGATGGGCGGGGTGATCATCGCGCACGAGACGGCCCGCTTCCTGGGCGTCCGCGCCTTGTTCGCCGAACGCGTCGACGGCGCCCTCGCCCTGAGGCGCGGCTTCGCCCTCGATCCGGGCGACCGAGTCGTCGTGGTCGAGGACGTGGTGACGACGGGACGGTCCCCCCGCGAGGCCATCGATCTCGCCAAGGAGGCGGGCGCCGAGGTGGTCGCGGTCGGCGCGATAGTGGACCGTTCGTCCGACGCCTCGTTCGGGGTCCCCTTCGAGTGGCTCGCCAGGGTCGATGCTCACTCCTGGGCCCCCGAGACATGTCCGCTCTGCGCGTCCGGAGACGAGCCGACCTCGCCCGGCAGCCGTCATCTCGTGAGGTAG
- the gmk gene encoding guanylate kinase produces the protein MVSGPSGVGKGTVIAELRRRRPELGMSVSWTTRAMRPGEQDGVHYRFVTEERFRTAIDEDAFVEWEEYRGARYGTPWSEIERAAGDGRDVILEIDVRGAMSIKELFPHALTVFVEPPTVSDLERRLRGRATDTPEQIAARLEAARTELGYRDRFDHTVLNDEVSAAVDRLEAILDA, from the coding sequence GTGGTGTCCGGCCCCTCCGGGGTCGGGAAGGGCACCGTCATCGCCGAGCTGCGTCGCCGTCGTCCGGAGCTCGGGATGTCCGTGTCGTGGACGACGCGTGCGATGCGGCCCGGCGAGCAGGACGGCGTCCACTACCGCTTCGTGACCGAGGAGCGGTTCCGGACCGCTATCGACGAGGACGCGTTCGTCGAGTGGGAGGAGTACCGCGGAGCACGGTACGGAACCCCCTGGTCCGAGATCGAGCGCGCGGCCGGCGACGGCCGGGACGTGATCCTGGAGATAGACGTCCGGGGCGCCATGTCGATAAAGGAGCTCTTCCCACATGCGCTCACCGTCTTCGTGGAGCCGCCCACCGTGTCCGACCTCGAACGGAGGCTTAGAGGCCGAGCCACGGACACCCCCGAGCAGATCGCCGCGCGACTGGAAGCCGCCCGGACCGAGCTCGGCTACCGCGACCGTTTCGACCACACCGTGCTGAACGACGAGGTGTCGGCCGCGGTCGACCGGCTCGAAGCTATACTGGACGCGTAG
- the mihF gene encoding integration host factor, actinobacterial type, which produces MPLPPLSEEQRKAALEKAAEARRRRAEIKAKLKNGSMGLTEVLRDSDNDEIVGKMKVSAMLEALPGVGKVRAQKVMEELGISTTRRLRGLGEKQRTALRERFGK; this is translated from the coding sequence ATGCCGCTTCCACCTCTGTCCGAAGAGCAACGCAAGGCCGCTCTGGAGAAGGCCGCGGAAGCACGCCGCCGTCGCGCGGAGATCAAGGCGAAGCTCAAGAACGGCTCGATGGGGCTCACCGAGGTGCTCCGGGACTCGGACAACGACGAGATCGTCGGGAAGATGAAGGTCTCGGCGATGCTCGAGGCTCTTCCCGGGGTGGGGAAGGTGCGCGCGCAGAAGGTCATGGAGGAGCTCGGGATCTCGACGACGCGCCGTCTGCGCGGCCTGGGCGAGAAGCAGCGCACCGCGCTCAGGGAGCGGTTCGGGAAGTAG
- a CDS encoding dihydroorotate dehydrogenase electron transfer subunit produces the protein MVWSGQAEVFDYKRLGDPYHVLTIVAPEISSNAVPGQFIAIRLPEDNSLLLRRPFSIHRVDRRPGWAGTIEIVFDVRGRGTELLSRARPHTPLDVLGPLGRPFRLPKEPTTCLLVGGGIGSAPLLFLAQELRDHGNTVHFIIGGRTQDHLLRPIEAKRVALTVHFTTDDGSAGHEGVVTDVLPDVVAQTGSRVVYACGPTPMLRAVALAARQLRLPSQVAWEEVMACGFGACLVCAVPVRLDPRDGADQGWAWVRCCTEGPVFSGSRVAWDMVGATKAGTHG, from the coding sequence ATGGTCTGGTCCGGACAGGCCGAGGTCTTCGACTACAAGCGGCTCGGGGACCCTTACCACGTCCTCACGATCGTGGCCCCCGAGATCAGCTCGAACGCCGTCCCCGGACAGTTCATCGCCATCAGGCTCCCGGAGGACAACTCGCTGCTGCTGCGGCGTCCGTTCTCCATCCATCGGGTGGACCGCCGTCCAGGGTGGGCGGGGACGATCGAGATCGTCTTCGACGTCCGCGGCCGGGGGACCGAGCTCCTCTCCCGGGCCCGGCCCCACACCCCGTTGGACGTCCTCGGCCCCCTCGGGCGTCCGTTCCGGCTGCCGAAGGAGCCGACCACGTGTCTCCTGGTCGGCGGCGGGATCGGGTCGGCGCCGCTGCTCTTCCTCGCCCAGGAGCTCCGCGACCACGGCAACACCGTCCACTTCATCATCGGCGGCCGCACGCAGGACCACCTCCTCCGTCCCATCGAGGCGAAGCGGGTGGCGCTGACCGTCCACTTCACGACCGACGACGGCTCGGCGGGGCACGAGGGGGTCGTGACCGACGTCCTGCCCGATGTCGTCGCGCAGACCGGGAGCCGCGTCGTCTACGCGTGCGGGCCGACCCCCATGCTGCGCGCGGTCGCGCTGGCCGCCCGCCAGCTGCGGCTCCCGAGCCAGGTCGCGTGGGAAGAGGTCATGGCGTGCGGGTTCGGCGCGTGCCTCGTCTGCGCCGTCCCGGTCCGCCTCGATCCACGCGACGGCGCCGATCAAGGGTGGGCCTGGGTGCGCTGCTGCACGGAGGGTCCGGTCTTCAGCGGATCGAGGGTCGCCTGGGACATGGTGGGCGCCACGAAGGCGGGGACCCACGGATGA
- the pyrF gene encoding orotidine-5'-phosphate decarboxylase → MSVLEPGVCVALDVPTLDEARAVVRELSPIVPVFKVGLELFCAEGPRTVDVVLESGAQVFLDLKVNDIPNTAAAAVREAGKRGASFITIHGFGGREMVRAAVEASREQGGPQLLVVSALTSFDDAFLAEVGVVGGVRQHAMRIGRMAAEEGAGGLVLSPRELDVVRSALPHLLLCTPGVRPAGTGMDDHRRALTPAEAVIGGADLIVVGRPILKAADRVAAARALIEEVREAEASREGRRAHEVVSVPIAEAEEADLMEDP, encoded by the coding sequence ATGAGCGTCCTCGAGCCCGGCGTCTGCGTAGCCCTCGACGTCCCCACGCTCGACGAGGCGCGGGCGGTCGTCCGGGAGCTGTCGCCGATCGTGCCCGTCTTCAAGGTCGGCCTGGAGCTCTTCTGCGCCGAGGGTCCGAGGACGGTCGATGTCGTGCTCGAGTCGGGAGCCCAGGTCTTCCTGGACCTGAAGGTGAACGACATACCCAACACCGCGGCGGCCGCCGTGCGCGAGGCGGGCAAGCGCGGTGCGTCCTTCATCACGATCCACGGGTTCGGGGGCAGGGAGATGGTCCGGGCGGCGGTCGAGGCGTCCCGGGAGCAGGGGGGCCCGCAGCTGCTCGTGGTGAGCGCGCTCACGAGCTTCGATGACGCGTTCCTGGCCGAGGTGGGAGTGGTCGGCGGCGTCCGCCAGCACGCGATGCGGATCGGCCGGATGGCCGCGGAGGAGGGAGCCGGCGGGCTGGTGCTGTCCCCGCGGGAGCTCGACGTCGTGCGCAGCGCCCTGCCGCACCTGCTGCTCTGCACGCCGGGCGTCCGGCCGGCCGGGACGGGGATGGACGATCACCGCCGGGCGCTGACGCCGGCCGAGGCGGTGATCGGCGGGGCCGACCTGATCGTGGTCGGACGCCCGATCCTGAAGGCCGCCGACCGGGTGGCCGCCGCGCGCGCACTCATCGAAGAGGTGCGGGAGGCAGAGGCGAGCCGGGAAGGGAGACGCGCGCACGAGGTCGTGTCCGTGCCGATAGCCGAGGCCGAGGAGGCCGACCTCATGGAGGACCCGTGA
- a CDS encoding dihydroorotate dehydrogenase, translated as MRPVSEMSVPAGLEPKLAVDLGEGIRLPNPCLAASGCYHYGREFEPYVDLSELGGIIVKSLSVRPWPGHPPPRGAETPSGMLNAIGLQNPGVEAFAERELPWLVKHRVPVFASIVGNTVEEFIRVAERLRGAPGIVGIEVNISCPNLEDRSRMFSSREETTAAVIRGVKRVATQPVFTKLSPDVTDIVAIARAAIDAGTYGLSVMNTTLGMAIDVEEFKPKLSTLTGGLSGPAVKPIAIRCVFQVSQAFPDVPLIGQGGIRTGADVAEFMLAGASAVAIGTANFVEPAAMRRIIGELRSYLQRKQIRDVNALRTMLRLP; from the coding sequence ATGAGGCCGGTCTCGGAGATGTCCGTCCCGGCTGGGCTCGAGCCGAAGCTGGCCGTGGACCTGGGGGAGGGGATCCGCCTCCCGAACCCGTGCCTGGCCGCGTCCGGGTGCTACCACTACGGGAGGGAGTTCGAGCCGTACGTCGACCTCTCCGAGCTCGGCGGGATCATCGTGAAGAGCCTCTCGGTCCGTCCCTGGCCGGGTCACCCCCCGCCCCGGGGAGCCGAGACCCCATCGGGGATGCTCAACGCGATCGGACTCCAGAACCCGGGCGTGGAGGCGTTCGCCGAGCGGGAGCTCCCGTGGCTCGTGAAGCACCGGGTTCCCGTCTTCGCCTCCATCGTCGGGAACACGGTGGAGGAGTTCATACGCGTGGCCGAGCGGCTGAGGGGGGCCCCGGGGATCGTGGGCATCGAGGTCAACATCTCGTGTCCGAACCTCGAGGACCGGTCCAGGATGTTCTCGTCGCGCGAGGAGACCACCGCCGCGGTGATCCGCGGGGTGAAGCGAGTGGCGACGCAGCCGGTGTTCACGAAGCTCTCCCCGGACGTCACCGACATCGTCGCGATCGCCCGAGCCGCCATCGACGCCGGCACCTACGGGCTCTCGGTCATGAACACGACGCTGGGCATGGCCATCGACGTGGAGGAGTTCAAACCGAAGCTGTCCACCCTCACGGGAGGCCTCTCCGGACCCGCCGTCAAACCGATCGCCATCCGCTGCGTCTTCCAGGTCTCCCAGGCGTTCCCGGACGTACCACTGATCGGACAGGGGGGCATCCGGACCGGCGCCGACGTCGCCGAGTTCATGCTCGCGGGCGCCAGCGCCGTCGCCATCGGCACCGCGAACTTCGTGGAGCCGGCCGCGATGCGCCGCATCATCGGCGAGCTGCGTTCGTACCTGCAGCGCAAGCAGATCCGAGACGTGAACGCGCTCAGGACGATGCTCAGGCTGCCATGA
- the rpoZ gene encoding DNA-directed RNA polymerase subunit omega has product MIEPKIEHLLDRVDNQYTMVVLSARRARQITDYYATLGAGAVEKPLPPLLDTSVHGMKPLSVSFQEIVTDRVGWERPPEAEETIK; this is encoded by the coding sequence ATGATCGAACCGAAGATCGAGCATCTGCTCGACCGGGTGGACAACCAGTACACGATGGTCGTCCTCTCGGCCAGGCGCGCTCGTCAGATCACCGACTACTACGCGACGCTGGGCGCGGGTGCCGTGGAGAAGCCGCTGCCGCCGCTCCTGGACACGTCGGTGCACGGCATGAAGCCGCTCTCGGTCTCGTTCCAGGAGATCGTGACCGACCGGGTCGGCTGGGAGCGGCCACCGGAGGCCGAAGAGACCATCAAGTAA